The Nocardioides marmorisolisilvae genomic interval GTGACATTCTCGGGTTGCTGATGCCACTGGCCGGCGCTCATCTGTGCTGAGCGCCGGCCGCTATTCATGCATTTGACCCGGGGAGAATATGGCCACCCTTGCTGCTGCCACCGCGTTGGCGTTGGTCTTCGCCGTCTCTGCCGTGCTCAAGGCGCGTACCACCGATGAGTTCGCCCTCTTTGTCGCGTCGCTGCGAGACTACGGCCTGAGGAGCTTTCGGGTGCGCCGAGTCATTGCCGCCGGTGCCATCACCGCGGAGGCAGCGGCGGCATTGATCCTCGCCGTCCCAGTCTCGACGTTGGTACGTCGTGTGATGGTCGTCGTCAGCCTCCTATTGGTCCTGACTCTGGTGAACATAATTCGCGCGGCTTTGGGCGGCGAGAAGAGAGCTTGTCACTGCTTCGGTTCTAAGGATACGGCCCCGCTGTGGCTGCACATCACCGGAAACTGCGTTCTACTGACTCTTGGTGCCATTGGCGTGCTGGGTATTGGTGCAGGGACAGCTACGCCAGGTGATGCACTCTTCGGGGCCGGTCTGGGACTGATCCTTGGTGCTGCCGTCGTCGGTAGCGGCTTCCTTTACGCAAGTCTCGCGCCGGCTCAGCTGGCAGTTGCCGAGGCCTCGCCGCGAGCGAAATTGTGAGCGTCATGGTTGCGTGGTCAGCGCTGTTGACGATCGCGGTTAGCCTCGAAATAGTCCTCACCATCTTCATTCTGCGCGTCCTACGCCGTCGTGGACCTAGCTCAGGGCCGACCCGTGTTGCGCGGCCCGTTCCAGGGACGCGCCTCTCGGTGGCAGATGAATGGGATTGGTCCTTAAGTATGAGGACGCAACTCTCGCAAGGCAGCGCGTTGGTGGCATTCGTTGTGCCTGGTTGCTTGGGATGTCAAGTCCTGCGCGGCGAGTTCGACCGCCTGCATTTCTCGTCGGCGCCGCTGGTCGTTATTGCCGATCAAGAGCGTGGTGGCCTCGCCTCCCGCGAATATCTGGCTGTAACCTGGGCGAATGCGCTCATGACGGCCATTGCGCCGGCACCTTTGGAGACCCTTGAAGAGTTTGGGCGCGCCGGACGAGCTTCCTGCGATTGCACTCGTCCGGGACGGCATGGTCATCGCTTCCGCGCACCGCCTAGAACATTTGATTCAATCCCTGAGACCGAGTGACTGGGATGCAGGATCCTTTGTCGGCGAGGGGTGATTCGGGATGCGGACCCTCGTCGCTGCAGTTCAGATAGTTGCTCGCAGCGGTCCTCGCGAGTTCGGGCTCGTTCTGATTGCCGGAGCAATCGCGGGCACCGTATCCGTGCCATCCGCATGGTTAACCAAGCACTTGGTAGATCGTCTCAGTTCCGGGTCCGCCGATCAGTTCGAGGCCGCGGGTCTGGCGGTGCTTGCAGCGCTGCTTACCATGGCAGCCACTCAAGTCACCTATCTCTCGGCCATCGCAGGAGCAGTCCTCGAGGCGAAGGGCAAGATCGCCACCGAAACGTCCTTGGCGGCTGCAACGGTTCGCCACTTGGGGACCGAGTTCCTAGACGACGCCGAGCAACACGACAGACTGAATCTAGCCCGTCGCGGCGCGGAGGTGGTTCCGACGGTTGTCCCCAGTGCGATCGTAGAGGTAGTCAGTGCAGCCTTTGCGTTGGTCTGTTATGGAGTCCTGCTTTGGGAAACCTGGCCGCTGATGGTGGTCGCAATGGTGGCGGTCGCGGGCCCTACTGCGTACGTCCAGGTCTCCGTCAATCGCAGAGCGAGCGGCATTGTTGAGCGAAATTCTGGTGCACATCGCTGGCATGAGTATTTCTTCGGGCTCTTCGTGACGGGCGCCACGGCGCGGGACATGAGAATTCATGGGGTCGAGGGCTTCCTGCAACACAAATTGGCGGAGGCTCTGGGCGAAGCCCAGGAAGCCGAGATCCGTGCAGTGAAGAGGTCCACCATCGCTCAACTGGGATTGGTCACGATCCACGGTCTCCTAGGGGCCCTCGGAGCAGGGCTCGTAGCCTCTGCCGTATCCCGTGGGGCGGTAAGCATAGGGGATTTCGTGCTGTTTAGCGCGGCTGTGCTGGCGATCGAGACGCGCGCAGCGTCTTTGCTGAATCTGCATGGACGGATGAGTGTGACCCTCCGCTTGTTTGGCCATTTCACGGACTTCGTGTCATCCTCTCGCTCGGGGGTCGACGCCTTGAAATACTGCGTGGAAACGCCGCCACTGCGCGGAGAGATCCGGTTCGACGATGTTTGGTTCCGCTACTCCGATGACGTTGAGTGGGTATTGCGAGGGGTCAGCCTGAGCCTTCCGGTTGGCAAATCCGTCGGTCTGGTGGGCCTGAACGGGGAAGGCAAGACGACCATGGTGCGCCTGTTGACGAGGCTGAACACCCCGAACCGCGGTCGCATCTTGTGGGACGGTGTCGACATCGCCACCTTCGACCCCGCGTCATATCGCTGCCGGGTCACTGGGGTTCTTCAGGATCGACCGCGATACGAGATGACCTTGCATGACAATGTGGCTATGGGCCGTGGCCATGGAGCCGATCAGCGGACGTGCGTCGAGCGAGCATTGAAGGAAACCTCCGCCGACGCGATCGCTCGTCGCTTACCCCAGCAGACGGACACACTTTTGAGTACGCAGCGTCGCGGAGACGACGGAACCAACGGGACGACGCTTTCTGGCGGGCAGTGGGACAGAGTGGCTTTGGCGCGCGCCGCATTCCAGACCCTCGACAGGCCACCACTGGACCTGGTTGTTCTAGACGAGCCCAACGCCGGACTCGATCCGCGCAGCGAGGCGCAACTCCTCGGCGATCTCGAACATTTTGGTGCTCGGGCCACCCGTCTCTTGATTTCACATCGACTTGCGATGCTGCGTACTGCGGACTATATCGCGGTACTGGAATCTGGACGCATCAGCGAATTCGGTCCTCACGACGAGCTGATGAGCGCTCATGGGGCTTATTACGATCTCTTCGCGACTCAATCCGCGGCATATCTCTCACGAGGCCGACATCGTGCTGCAGATTAGACTCCTGCTCCCGCTGGCGACCTGCGCCGCGGCCGCTATCGTGGCGCGGCGGTCGTTCGCAACGGCGAGGGTTGTGGGGCACAGTATGGAACCGGCTCTATGCGACGGGGACCGCGTCTGGTTGGTGCGCCCAGGAGCCAATCATCGCTTCCACGTCGGCGATGTCATTGTGTTTGGGCATCCCCGCGGGCACGGGAGCCCACCGCTACTGATTAAGCGGATTGCGGAAGCGCCGTTGGAC includes:
- a CDS encoding MauE/DoxX family redox-associated membrane protein, yielding MATLAAATALALVFAVSAVLKARTTDEFALFVASLRDYGLRSFRVRRVIAAGAITAEAAAALILAVPVSTLVRRVMVVVSLLLVLTLVNIIRAALGGEKRACHCFGSKDTAPLWLHITGNCVLLTLGAIGVLGIGAGTATPGDALFGAGLGLILGAAVVGSGFLYASLAPAQLAVAEASPRAKL
- a CDS encoding ABC transporter ATP-binding protein; this translates as MRTLVAAVQIVARSGPREFGLVLIAGAIAGTVSVPSAWLTKHLVDRLSSGSADQFEAAGLAVLAALLTMAATQVTYLSAIAGAVLEAKGKIATETSLAAATVRHLGTEFLDDAEQHDRLNLARRGAEVVPTVVPSAIVEVVSAAFALVCYGVLLWETWPLMVVAMVAVAGPTAYVQVSVNRRASGIVERNSGAHRWHEYFFGLFVTGATARDMRIHGVEGFLQHKLAEALGEAQEAEIRAVKRSTIAQLGLVTIHGLLGALGAGLVASAVSRGAVSIGDFVLFSAAVLAIETRAASLLNLHGRMSVTLRLFGHFTDFVSSSRSGVDALKYCVETPPLRGEIRFDDVWFRYSDDVEWVLRGVSLSLPVGKSVGLVGLNGEGKTTMVRLLTRLNTPNRGRILWDGVDIATFDPASYRCRVTGVLQDRPRYEMTLHDNVAMGRGHGADQRTCVERALKETSADAIARRLPQQTDTLLSTQRRGDDGTNGTTLSGGQWDRVALARAAFQTLDRPPLDLVVLDEPNAGLDPRSEAQLLGDLEHFGARATRLLISHRLAMLRTADYIAVLESGRISEFGPHDELMSAHGAYYDLFATQSAAYLSRGRHRAAD
- a CDS encoding S26 family signal peptidase, with translation MGLITISSRLNPRHISHEADIVLQIRLLLPLATCAAAAIVARRSFATARVVGHSMEPALCDGDRVWLVRPGANHRFHVGDVIVFGHPRGHGSPPLLIKRIAEAPLDEPPLPLGSLWVLGDGESALDSRHLGPISGDAVLGVALMRGR